DNA sequence from the Gallaecimonas pentaromativorans genome:
AGGTGCTTATCTATGGCGATTGCGCCATCAACCCCAGCCCCAATGCCCAGCAACTTGCCGAAATTGCCTTGCAATGCGCCGATACGGCTGCCTTGTTTGACCTTACCCCGCAGGTGGCGATGATCAGCACCGCCAGCAGCCAGCCCAAGGTGCAACAAGCCACAGCGCAGGCCAGAGCCCAGGCACCCCGGCTGGTAATAGAAGGGCCTCTTGCCTACGACACCGCCATTATCGAGTCCCTGGCCCGGGCCAAAGCGCCGGGCAGCCCTATTGCCGGGCGCTCCAATGTTTTTATTTTTCCCGAACTCAACCTCGGATACAGCACCTTTCAAACCGTGCGGCGCTCTGCAGAGCTGGTGACCCTGGGACCCATGGTGCAGGGGCTTAAAAAGCCGGTGAACGACCTGTCACGAGACGCCAGTATCCATGACATCGTGCAAACCATCGCTTTGACTGCGGTACAGGCCGCAAACCCGGGCATAAAAAAAGCAGCGACTTAAGTCGCTGCTTTTCGCACAAAAAAGAAAAGGCCAGTCAGACTGGCCTTTTGGTTTTGTGTACCACTGCAGTGCAATGATTGCACAAAGTACCCCGTTTTTTTGCTGCTTGCTTTTATTTTATTTACCGCACTCGACGGTGGGCATTCTTATTTTTGTTTCCCTTTTGTGTAACCCCTGGCCATCCTTAGCCAAGTCTTCTCCCCCAACGAGAATTCTTTTTTGAGTCCGCATCTCGCGCCTCAAGTGGTGCTAACTATATGACCTCTTTACGCACACGTAAAGTGATAAATAGAAAAAACCAACTGAGCAGACCAGTTTCATTACCCTTGCGTAAACTCAAGGCTTAATTTCTTCGTCAGTGGGAGGGAGTTGTTCGGGTTGAGCGACTTCTTCTTCGCTTTCATCCACCGGCTCGGGATGGATCCCCAGGTAAGCCAACTCTGCCAATAGGAACTTGGACATCCTCTCGACACAGGCCTCGCCTTCGGCAATGGCTTCTTCGGCGCGGTGAAACTCCATGATGTTGATTTCCGACACCCGGGGCTTGAGTTCCATTTCCGGCGGGTCCCCTGCCATGCGGGCGCGGGTAATACGCTCTTGCATGATGTTGATGGCGCCGCTCATCACGTTCCACATGGACGGCAGGGCCGGCTCTTTCTCCTTGGCGCCGCGTTCCGGGCGAATTCGGCTGATCCACTGGCGCAGCATGCCCTCTTCTTCTTCTTCCTCTTCTTCTACTGCCACCTTATGGGGCTGATCGCCTGCCAGGTTGACGGCAATAACGATCTCGGCGCCCATGGCCCGAGCCAGGGACACTGGCACTGGATTTACCACGGCGCCGTCAATCAAGAGGTGATTGTCACGGTAGATGGGCACGAAGATCCCCGGCATGGCGCAGGAGGCACGCACCGCCGAGACCATGTCGCCGTCCTGGATCCACAGCTCGCGGCCGGTATTGAGGTCGGTCGCTACCACCCCAAAGGGCAGCTTGGTTTCAGAGAAGTCTTTGTGCTTCATGCCATTGGCAATCACGTTAAAGACCTTGTCGCCGGAAAAAAGCCCCCGGCCACTAAAGGTGGGGTCCAGCAGCGACATTACCTGCAGCTTGGTAAAACCGCGCACCCAGGATTCGAGCCGGCCAAGGTTCCCACCAGCATAAGCCGCGCCAACCAAAGCACCGATGGAGCAACCACTGATAAGGTCGGGCTTGATGCCCAACTTGGCCAGTCCATTGAGAATACCGATATGCGCCCACCCCTTGGCCGCGCCGCTGCCAAGGGCAATACCCAAAATCGGCCTATGACGACCTGTCATCTGTGGTTTCCTCCTCTTAATCCTGCTTAGGGCCAGACTACCAGTTTGCCGACCAGGGCCCAATAAAAAGGCTGTTTGCAGCTTTTACCATAACCTTAATCGGATATATCAATACTGACCGGCAACGCTGCGTAATCGCTTCGGGGAACTATCCTTTATTAACCAACCCTAAAGTTAATGGAGAGCGATATGAAAGACCCATACCAAGGCCCGGAGCGCCGGTTTCACGAGCGTCGCTGCGGCCATGAGCGCCGCGAAGAAATGCGTTGGGAGCCCGACAAAGAAGACCGTCGGCGCAGCGAAGGCCGCCGCAGTTGCGATAAACAAAACAGTTTGTGGCAACGCTAGGGGCTTGTATTTGGTTTCGCAAAGCTCCATAACGTACTCATAGGCATTTTTGAAAGGCAGTATCTGATGTTCTCCTTCTCCCCGGCTCTTCGTAGCGTAACCTGGGTCATCCTGATGACCCAGCTCGCTTGGCTGAGCCTGGGTGAAGCGGTAGCCCAATCCCAACAAGATGGCTATCAGCAGAGCCAGTTACTGGATCAGAACGCCAGCCCCGACCTGGACTCGTCCCTCCCCGGTACCCTTTCTCTCAGCCCCTGTAATGTCTTGGCCTGGACGCTGGCAAGAGAAAGCCATACCGAGCCCATGTCTTCGGCGCGGTGCCAACTGCCCCCTCCCCGGGCACCGCCGACTGACCTCACCGGTTTTTAGTCAAGCAGTCAAAAAAACAGTTAGGTTCAGTAGAGGTAGTTATGAACAATTTCAGCGCCATTCCCACCGTCGCAATGACCGACGTAGACCATTTTGTTGATGCCGAATATCCCGCTCAATTGAGCCTGGAAAGCCCGGCCGCCTGGATCACCACCGACTTTGCCCGCCGCGCCCCTTTGGTTATCGAGCATGACGTCAAGGTTGACGACGCCCTGTACATGATGAAAAAGGCCCACGTCAAAGCCAAACTGGTGGTGGATGCCAACAACCGTTTCTTAGGCATCGTCAGTGCTTCTGACTTGCAGAGCCACAAAGTGCTGATGCATGCCACCAACAAGGCCATCCATCGCAACGAGGTCACCGTGGGTGACGTGATGGTCGACAAGGCCCACCTGCACGGTTTTGCCTACCAGGAGCTGGAAAGCGCCACCATCGGTGACGTGCTCTACACCCTGCAAGAGCTGGGCGAGCAGCACATCCTGCTGCTGGATAAAAAGATGAACAGCCTGCGCGGCATGATCTCCGCTGCCGATATCGCCCGCGCCCTGCACATCCCTATCGATATCACCCAACGCGCCTACAGCTTTGCCGAAGTATTCCATGTGCTGAAATCCGCCTGATTACGCACAAACCAACGTCTTATGTTGACCGGCCTGATGGCCGGTCTTTTTTTGGGGCGTAATAACCCATCCAGCCCAAAGCCAGGCACAAAAAAGCCGGCCTTGAGGCCGGCTTTTTGACTGCTCTCACTTAGGCATGTTCTTCGATGATTTTCTCCATCTCGTCGAAGTGGCCACGCATCGCCTCACTCGGCGCCGGCGTCACCAAGCTGACCACCACAATGGCAATTGAGCTCAGGATAAAGCCGGGCACAATTTCATAGAGGTAGGCTGACAGCGGCTTGCCGTCGATGGTAACAGGGCCGTAAATCCAGAACAGCACCGTTGCCGCGCCCACCAGCATACCGGCCAGAGCGCCCTGGCGAGTCATGCGCTTCCAAAAAAGCGCCAGGATGATCACCGGGCCAAAGGCGGCACCAAAACCGGCCCAGGCGTTACTGACCAGGCTCAAAATGCTGTTTTCCGGGTTCCAGGCCAAGACGATGGCCACCACCGAAACCAACAACACTGACAAGCGCCCTACCAACACCAGCTCCTTTTGGGTGGCGTCGCGGTGCACGAAGGCCTTGTAGAAGTCTTCGGTCAGGGAGCTGGAGGTGACCAGCAGTTGCGACGAAATGGTGCTCATGATCGCCGCCAGAATGGCCGCCAGCAAGAAGCCGCCAATCAAGGGACTGAACAGGAATTGGGAGAACACGATAAAGATGGTCTCCGGGTCATCCAGGGTCATCTTCGTCTTGGCCACATAGGCAATGCCCACAAAACCGGTTGCCAGGGCGCCGATGATGGACACCACCATCCAGCTGATACCGATGCGGCGGGCAGTTTTGATGTCGCTCACCGAGCGAATGGCCATAAAGCGCACGATGATGTGCGGCTGGCCAAAATAGCCAAGGCCCCAGGCCAGCAGGGAAATGATCCCCAAGGTCGACACGTCTTGAAGCACACCGGATTTGGCGGCGTCTTTGAAGAAATCAAGATACAGCGGGTTAAGCCCTTCAACCTTGTGCACCGTCGCGCTCACGCCACCCAAATCGGTAAAGGCAACAATGGGCACCAGCACCAGGGCGATAAGCATAATGCAGCCCTGCACAAAGTCGGTCATGGAGACCGCCAAAAAGCCGCCAAAGAGGGTATAGGCGCACACCACGGCAGCAGTAACGATAAGGCCGGTGCCGTAAGACATGCCAAAGGAGCTATCGAACAGCTTGCCGCCGGCGACCAAGGAAGCCGAGGTATAGAGGGTAAAGAAGATGATGATCACCACCGAGGACAACAGCCGCAAATGGCGTTTGTGGTCTTCAAAGCGGTTACCGAAGAAATCGGGAATGGTGATGGAGTCATGGGCGACTTCGGTATAGGTGCGAAGCCGCGGCGCCACGATGATGTAGTTAAGAAACGCGCCGATGACCAAACCCACTGCAATCCACAACTGGGAGACACCGGAGACATAAATGGCACCGGGTAGACCCATCAGCATCCAGCCGCTCATATCAGAAGCGCCGGCAGAAAGCGCCGTTACCGCAGGGCCAAGGCCGCGACCGCCCAACATGTAGCCTGACACATCGTCCGTTGATTTTTTATAGGCATACAAACCAATGCCCAGCATGGCAATAAAGTAGGTTGCCAGCGAAATAAGCGTGCCTGTTTCCACTCTGCACTCCTGTTTTTATTGGGTGAGTGTTGTGCTTACGTCTCGGCAAAAACGACAATATCGGCCGACAAACGCGCACATTTCATTCGAGTTCAAACAAATACCTTAACATGGTGGAAGAATAATTTCTCCCCCGCATCCGGGCCGCTGCCGGGGCTATGGCAAGCACCCCAGTGGTGGCGGCAAAGATTATGGTGTCAAAGCCTCAAAATGCGCAGTTACCACCAGCAAGGCAATAAAAACCCCGGCGACAACATGACGCCAGGGCATATAAAAGGCAAGGGCACTGGGCCCTGTCAGGCCGGTAAAGCCATTAAATGCGGATACCTCCGTCAATTTCCAGTACCCGAGCGGTGAAATAATCATTTTCAAAGATGAATTTCACGCCATGGGCAATTTCGTCGGGCAAACCCATTCGCCTTAAAGGTATTACCGACTCCATCCGCTCTATGGCTTCGGGCTTCATTTGGTCGGTCATGGCGGTTTTAACAACCCCAGGCGCGATGGCGCCGGTGCGAATACCAAAACGGGCCAGCTCCTTGCCCCAGGTCACCGCCATGGTGGCCACAGCCGCCTTGGAGGCCGAGTAGTTGGTCTGGCCCATGTTGCCAGCTCGGGACACGCTGGAGATGTTGACTATCACCCCTTGGGCGCCATTGGCCACCATGGTGGCTGCGGCTTCACGGCCACACAGAAACGTGCCCACCACGTTGACATTGATGACCGACTGGAACTGCTCCAGGCTCATCTTGCTCACCTGGCCGTCACGGACCTTGAGCAGCATACCGTCGCGCATTACCCCGGCGTTGTTGATAAGGCCGTTAAGGGTGCCAAAATCGTCACCGATGCGTTTGAAGGTGGCCTCAACAGCCGCCTCTTCGGTGATATTGCAGCCGTAGGCCAGGCCCTGGCTGCCGGCTTTTTCAACCAGACCCAGGGTCTGGGCTAGGTCAGCCTCGTTGATGTCAATCAGCGCCAGCTTGGCGCCCTGCTCGGCCAGCATTACTGCCATGGCCTGGCCCAGGCCGCGTCCGGCACCGGTAACGGCAATCACCGCGTCGTTCAACTTCATGGTTACTCCTCGAAAAGCGCCAGCAGGGACGAAAAGTCCTTGGCGCCATTACCTTTCTTGTTATGCATTTGATAGAGGGAGCGGGCCAGGCTGCCCATGGGCACCGGTGCGGCCACTTCACCGGCCGCCCCCATGGCCAGTTCCAGATCCTTGCTCATCAGCTGGCTCATAAAGCCGCCCTGATAACCGTTGGACGCCGGGGCGTTGTCCATGACCCCGGGCACCGGGTTGTATTTTTCCAGCACCCAGTTGCCGCCGGAGCTGACCTTCATGATGTTGGAGAGCACCAAAGGGTCCAGGCCGTGAGCCATGCCCAGCTTCAGCGCCTCGCAGGTACCGGCCATCAGCACCGACAGCAGCATGTTGTTGCAGATCTTGGCCACCTGCCCTGCCCCGCCGAGGCCGGCGTGAAAGATGTTGGCGCCCATGGCATCCAGTACCGTTTTGGCCCGTTCAAAGGCCTGGTCGCTGCCACCGACGATAAAAGTGAGAGTGCCAGCATTGGCGCCAGCGGTGCCGCCGGAGACCGGCGCATCGACAAAATCGATACCCTTCTCGGCCGCAGCTTGATGCACCTTCTTGGCGGTGGCGGCGTCGATGGTGGAAGAGTCGATAACCAGGGTGCCGGCTTCCAGTTTGGCCAGCAGCCCGTTATCGCCAAGGTAAATACCGGCCACCTGGTGCCCTGCCTGCAACATGGTCACCACCACCGGGCAGCGGCAGGCACTGGCCAGGTCGCCGGCTTCGGCGCCGGCTGCCACTAGTTCGGCCACCGCCTTGGCATTGAGATCCACGGCCAGCACTTCATGGCCGGCCTTGAGCAGGTTTTTGGCCATGGGGCCGCCCATGTTGCCAAGACCGATAAAGGCAATTTTCATAACCACTCCTTAGATATCTGCCAGGGGGTGCTGCCCCCAGGGACTCTCGAAGAATCGCGCCAGCACCTTGGGGTCCACTTCGGCAACGCTGCCAAAACGCCAGCGCGGCGCCTTGTCTTTATCCACCAAGAGCGCCCGTACCCCTTCCAAAAACTCGCCAAATTCGCCGCAGCGCCAAGAGAGCCCCGCCTCCATGCGAAACACCTCGGCAAGGCTCATGTCTTTGCCGCGCTTGAGCTGCTCGAACACCACCGCCGCCGACAGCGGGCTGCCGTTTCGCAGGGTGTCGCGGGCGCGGGTAAGCCAGGGGTCGTCGGTTTCAAGACCGGTAATGGCCTGGACGATGGCGGCAAGGTCACCGCCCTTGCAGAGGCGGTCGATGGTGTCCTGGTGGGCTTTAACCTGGCCACGGGGCAACTTAGCCCGGGCCGGCATCTCCAGGGTTTTAAGGGCCTGGGTGAGCTTTTCGTGATTGAGGCTCAAGGTCTCGCCCCAATTGACATGGCAAAGGGCGTCAAAGAGCCGGCCTTTGTCTTCGGCGGGAATAAAGTGGTCTGCCAAGTCCACATAGAGGGCGTCGGCGGCGTTGATGTTGGCACCGGTCAGGCCCAAAAAGAGCCCGCTTTTACCCGGCATGCGCGACAAAAAGTAACTGCCGCCCACATCGGGATAAAGGCCGATGGTGATCTCCGGCATGGCGATGCGGGCGGTCTGGGTCACCACCCGGTGGGAGGCGCCGCTCATCAACCCCAGGCCGCCGCCCATGATGATGCCGTGGCCCCACACCAGTACCGGTTTTTTCAAACAATGGATTTGATAATCAAGGCGATATTCTTTGACAAAGAACCCCTCCACCGCCTTGCCGCCGTCGTCACTGCCGTTCATGGCGTTATACAAGGCCACCACGTCACCGCCGGCGCAAAAGGCTTTGTCCCCTGCCCCTTCCAGCACCACCATGGCGATGCGCGGGTCCGCATCCCAGGCCGCCAGCTGCGGCCCCAGGGCGTCAATCATGGCCTCGCTGAGGGCATTGAGGGATTTTTCACTGTTCAGGCGGGCCACACCGATGGCTTTGCCGTTGGCGGTGTCCAGTTCTTCGATTTGCAGGAATTCGGTCATGAGTTTTGCCACTTGGGTTGTCTTTTTTCCAAGAAAGCCTGCACACCTTCGCGTTGATCTTCGCCGTCAAAGAGTTTGACGAAGTATTCGCGCTCAAGAGCGCGACCCTTTTCCAGGGGCGCATGGCGGCAGGTCTGCACCAGCTTCTTGCAGTAGGCAACAGCCATGGGGCTCTGGTTCCCCACTTCTTGGGCCAAGGTCATGGCGGCGGCAAAGCTGTCGCCGGTGGCCACCACTTCTTCGACCAAACCGATCTCCAGCGCTTTGCGGGCCGTGACCTGCTCCCCGCAAAGGATAATGCGTTTTGCCCAGCCCTCCCCTACCAGGTGGGTGAGCAGTTGGGTGCCGCCAGCGCAGGGCAACAGCCCCACCCGAGCCTCGGGCAGCGCCATCAGCGCTTGCTCTTCGGCCACTCGCAAGTCGCAGGCCAGGGCCACTTCCAGGCCGCCGCCCATGGCATAACCGTTGATGGCGGCGATGGACACCCCGCGAAAATCGGCAAGGGTTTCAAAGGCGCGGCCAAAAAGGTGGGCCATCTCGCCCGCCACGTCTTTATCGCCGTCGGCAAAGACCTTGAGATCGGCGCCGGCGCTGAAGAACTTTTCGCTGACCGAGCGCACTACCAGCGCATAGACGCTGCGGTTGGCGTTGAGCTCTTCTACCGTGGCGGCAAGGCCGCGCAGGCTCTCGGCTGTCCAGGTATTGGCCGGCGGGTTGTTGAGGGTCAGCACGGCAACGTGGC
Encoded proteins:
- the rssA gene encoding patatin-like phospholipase RssA, whose protein sequence is MTGRHRPILGIALGSGAAKGWAHIGILNGLAKLGIKPDLISGCSIGALVGAAYAGGNLGRLESWVRGFTKLQVMSLLDPTFSGRGLFSGDKVFNVIANGMKHKDFSETKLPFGVVATDLNTGRELWIQDGDMVSAVRASCAMPGIFVPIYRDNHLLIDGAVVNPVPVSLARAMGAEIVIAVNLAGDQPHKVAVEEEEEEEEGMLRQWISRIRPERGAKEKEPALPSMWNVMSGAINIMQERITRARMAGDPPEMELKPRVSEINIMEFHRAEEAIAEGEACVERMSKFLLAELAYLGIHPEPVDESEEEVAQPEQLPPTDEEIKP
- a CDS encoding SDR family oxidoreductase, whose translation is MKLNDAVIAVTGAGRGLGQAMAVMLAEQGAKLALIDINEADLAQTLGLVEKAGSQGLAYGCNITEEAAVEATFKRIGDDFGTLNGLINNAGVMRDGMLLKVRDGQVSKMSLEQFQSVINVNVVGTFLCGREAAATMVANGAQGVIVNISSVSRAGNMGQTNYSASKAAVATMAVTWGKELARFGIRTGAIAPGVVKTAMTDQMKPEAIERMESVIPLRRMGLPDEIAHGVKFIFENDYFTARVLEIDGGIRI
- a CDS encoding CBS domain-containing protein — its product is MNNFSAIPTVAMTDVDHFVDAEYPAQLSLESPAAWITTDFARRAPLVIEHDVKVDDALYMMKKAHVKAKLVVDANNRFLGIVSASDLQSHKVLMHATNKAIHRNEVTVGDVMVDKAHLHGFAYQELESATIGDVLYTLQELGEQHILLLDKKMNSLRGMISAADIARALHIPIDITQRAYSFAEVFHVLKSA
- a CDS encoding enoyl-CoA hydratase/isomerase family protein, which encodes MAKLMTEFLQIEELDTANGKAIGVARLNSEKSLNALSEAMIDALGPQLAAWDADPRIAMVVLEGAGDKAFCAGGDVVALYNAMNGSDDGGKAVEGFFVKEYRLDYQIHCLKKPVLVWGHGIIMGGGLGLMSGASHRVVTQTARIAMPEITIGLYPDVGGSYFLSRMPGKSGLFLGLTGANINAADALYVDLADHFIPAEDKGRLFDALCHVNWGETLSLNHEKLTQALKTLEMPARAKLPRGQVKAHQDTIDRLCKGGDLAAIVQAITGLETDDPWLTRARDTLRNGSPLSAAVVFEQLKRGKDMSLAEVFRMEAGLSWRCGEFGEFLEGVRALLVDKDKAPRWRFGSVAEVDPKVLARFFESPWGQHPLADI
- the putP gene encoding sodium/proline symporter PutP — protein: METGTLISLATYFIAMLGIGLYAYKKSTDDVSGYMLGGRGLGPAVTALSAGASDMSGWMLMGLPGAIYVSGVSQLWIAVGLVIGAFLNYIIVAPRLRTYTEVAHDSITIPDFFGNRFEDHKRHLRLLSSVVIIIFFTLYTSASLVAGGKLFDSSFGMSYGTGLIVTAAVVCAYTLFGGFLAVSMTDFVQGCIMLIALVLVPIVAFTDLGGVSATVHKVEGLNPLYLDFFKDAAKSGVLQDVSTLGIISLLAWGLGYFGQPHIIVRFMAIRSVSDIKTARRIGISWMVVSIIGALATGFVGIAYVAKTKMTLDDPETIFIVFSQFLFSPLIGGFLLAAILAAIMSTISSQLLVTSSSLTEDFYKAFVHRDATQKELVLVGRLSVLLVSVVAIVLAWNPENSILSLVSNAWAGFGAAFGPVIILALFWKRMTRQGALAGMLVGAATVLFWIYGPVTIDGKPLSAYLYEIVPGFILSSIAIVVVSLVTPAPSEAMRGHFDEMEKIIEEHA
- the mmsB gene encoding 3-hydroxyisobutyrate dehydrogenase codes for the protein MKIAFIGLGNMGGPMAKNLLKAGHEVLAVDLNAKAVAELVAAGAEAGDLASACRCPVVVTMLQAGHQVAGIYLGDNGLLAKLEAGTLVIDSSTIDAATAKKVHQAAAEKGIDFVDAPVSGGTAGANAGTLTFIVGGSDQAFERAKTVLDAMGANIFHAGLGGAGQVAKICNNMLLSVLMAGTCEALKLGMAHGLDPLVLSNIMKVSSGGNWVLEKYNPVPGVMDNAPASNGYQGGFMSQLMSKDLELAMGAAGEVAAPVPMGSLARSLYQMHNKKGNGAKDFSSLLALFEE
- a CDS encoding enoyl-CoA hydratase, which encodes MKSPLDLQIDGHVAVLTLNNPPANTWTAESLRGLAATVEELNANRSVYALVVRSVSEKFFSAGADLKVFADGDKDVAGEMAHLFGRAFETLADFRGVSIAAINGYAMGGGLEVALACDLRVAEEQALMALPEARVGLLPCAGGTQLLTHLVGEGWAKRIILCGEQVTARKALEIGLVEEVVATGDSFAAAMTLAQEVGNQSPMAVAYCKKLVQTCRHAPLEKGRALEREYFVKLFDGEDQREGVQAFLEKRQPKWQNS